The stretch of DNA ttgttgttgttgttgttgttgctgctgctgctgctgctgctgttgagTCGATTTGTTGCGTTGTTGAGATCGCGACGGGGATTTCAATATTTGATAATCACTCGAAGCCGAGGGTAAAGATCTATAGCCGGAATCGGAGGGTGAGGCAGGTGGAATCGGTGCACCCTGTGGAGTGGAAGCTATACTATGGGGTCTGGCGCGAAGTCCAGCACCAGGTGTCCAAGTGTTTGAATTTCCAGGATTGGTGAGAACGCTCAAGCCGGGCCCTTGTGTCGTGGGCGTTGGTGGTTGTGGATGTGGAAGGGTCGAGGGATACGCCCTGCGAGGTATGGGTTGATGCAACACCATCCCTGAGGAACCCCATTGTATGAGCTCGCCTGGTATACGAGTGGATGAGGACAAGCCGGCTGGTGTAATTGCTGAAGATGAAACAGGCGTGCCTGTTGAACCTGTAACGGGTGTGGAGGCGATGCTGTGTGGCCGCCTTGGTACGGGCTGTTGAAGTTGACCGTTCCACAAAGATTGGGGTGGTATAGCGCTGCGACTCGAGGATACCACGGCGATGCCGTTCTTATTAACGAGCGTTGTTGACCCGTTGCTTCTTGAGTCCTGCTGAGCTGTGAGGCTGCCaccgtcattgtcgtcgttgcAACCGGTGGATAAAGATACTGGAGTACCGGCGACCGAATGGGCACGCCGTTGTACCATCCCGGATAGACCGTTTGTTGATGATGGGTTTGTTGAACCGATCGTTGCCCAAGATGTATCTGTTGCTGTTGCGGTTGCTGTTGTtcctgctgttgctgctgttgatgATGacgttgatgatgatgatgatgatgatgatgatgatgatgatgataatgtcGACGATGTTGTTCTAGAAGGGAGCTGACCGTATGACTGGTGGAGAGAGGCGACTCCGTGATGGTATGGTGGAGCGGCAATACTATGAGGACGTCTCGGTGCTGTTGCCTGTGGTAATCCGTTGGGAGTAGAGCGAATTTTATTTGCCCCGGATGCTGGTATTGGAGCTGGTGGAGTGTAGAGGGGGAATCCGTGACCATTGTGACTCGGGCTACGGGACAGCTGACTGATTGCGGATGATTGTAGATTGTtgtgttgctgttgttgttgttgttgttgctgctgctgctgctgttgttgttgttgttgttgttgttgatgatgatgctgTTGTTGCGACTGTTGCTCACCGAGTGAATTCGTTCTGGTCGGTATCGCAGGGTGTGATGGAGCAGGTGGGGGCGGGGGCTCCAAGAAATTTTCAAGTTCCGCAGAGAGAGTCCAAGCTGGGAGCAATACTCCTGTCGAGTGTAGACTCGTTGATAATTGCTGATTGGTACTCGATGACGTATCCCCAACACCGGGCTCGTTATTAACGAGAATGGGACTCGGTGAGACGGGTTTCCCAACGCGTGCCGTGTGTCCACCGCCGATGATAGCGGTAACGTGCTGTAGATGACGATCATTCAGGCTTGCTCGTCCATTAACGTTCCGATAGAAAGTTGGACCGGGCGCTAGATTGAGGCTCGTCGGCTTTTGCTTTACTCCGCCGTTGGGCTGCGGAGACGAAGCGGGTTTCGGTTCGCCCATTTGGATTAGATACCCGACTTCGTGATCCTCCGAAGCCGGCACGTCCGATCCATTCGATCGACGTCCAAACTCccttcctcccccccccctctctctctctctctcgcctctCGATCGGTCGATCGAGTTTTATCAGTTGTCTCTTTCGCAGACGCGCATCATTGAAAACAAGGACGAAACGAATCTCCGATTAGAGAGGAAACGTAGTTGGCTATGTTTAATCGCGTATTTCACGATGCCACTCGACGCGCGCAGATCCTTACATTCTCGTCGTACTTGTCGCTGTACTTATCGCGATATTTCGGGACATGTTGCACTTGTTTAAGATCGATACGTTCGCGGCCACTTTACCGTTTTTATCTTACCGTCGTTTCTTCTATACTTTACTTCGACGAacgttctatctcttttatttactaCTCATCACGAGTTCTTTTTATCAGGCACTCGATAAAACTCTTCTTTCTCGCATATACCAAGATGAATACGATAACAATGGAATACGATCCTTGACTAGTAACGTGCGTCGAATATCCAACATTAAACTGTAAATAACACttttatttgtgtatatatatgtatgcatatatatatatacatgtttgtgtatatatatatatatatatatatcatctataCTTTACTAGTCGAAAAAGCTAGTGgtccgtttcttctttcttcgtaaaTTTGCAAGATTACTAGAGATAAATTTGATTTCACTAACCTCAACAACGTTTATTAactaaatttgttaaatattttcttcgttagaATAAGAGAACAACAACGTGTCTCGTCGATGTACGCGTAACAACGGAAGGCCCTTGTTTTCGATCGTTACATTAATCGCatcgaaaagagatagagaagaaatgattgagagtaagagaaagagagagaaaagtgccGGTCGCGAGGCGAAGTCTACGACTTTTCTATCTTGGCACGTGGCCGATAGACGATTCACGCCGTACTGCCGTTCGAACGTCAGCTTTAATCTACCGCTTAATACGCTTCTCTAACGCGTAGCACTAGCCGTTCTATCTGCGATTAatacgaaagataaaagaaacaaaaatataaataacctTGATACTCGACAAAAGTCGATCACCCAACACGGCAAACCatataaattctttgaaaCACGCACTGTTTACGATTCTCCACTGCTCGGTCGAtcgtttgtttctctctctctctttctctctctctctctctctctctctctctctctctctctctccctctctctctctctcgtcctctgggagatgaaagaaagaaaaaaagaaaacaaagtaagagagaacgaagacgGATGGCCCGTCAAGCGCGAACGAAGAGTCTATTGAGTCACACAAttcctttctatctcattATCGCGTTGCTTCTAGGACTCTCGGTTGAAACTCTTGTAGAGGATTTTGCTCATAGCGAGTCCAAATTGGTGAGTCGGAGCTCATTGGTCTTCTTTTTCCAACGTTCCACCGTTCTATTCTCCATCCTCATGTCTCCTCCCTTCAAGACGACCTTCCAAATCATAGAAAGCAATGGCAGATCGGTAGGGCGTCCCTAACCGAGTTCGAAACAATTCAATCGTTGATCTTTCCTCGCGAACGACGATCCAAGTAGATGCGAAGCTGTCCCTTCAGATCGTGCGACTCGAGTTTTcccgttttcttcttcttcttcgatttgGTCGTAGCCGGCATCTCGAGTCGAGTCTCGAGAGATGAAACACTCACGAGGAGGACTCGtcgagcgcgcgcgcgtccGCGCGCGCGcttgaaagaggaagagggaggaagggagggagagagagagagagagagattcctGTCCTAGCTCGAGGTCGACGTGCACGTCGGTTAGCTCGCCGACTGACTCACGGCACAGGGCACACGTCGCGAGGAATCGAAGGAGCAAGTTAGGGACAGGAGGTCAGTCGGGTGAGAGTGACGCGTGGCTGCCGTGCCGGGGGCGGAGTGGCGTGTTCCTCTTTGGAATACGGCGGGATTCGAGCCGCGAGGAGGCGCACGCCTGCGCTCCGCGCACCGACTACTCCGTTCTCGCGAACGAtgcctcctcctctttccttctcccacTCCCACTCGCGCGTTCACCTCCCTCCACTACCATCCCCCAAGAACACCGGTACCTCTCTGCACCCTCTCCTCCTCGTCTCCCACCCCGCGCCCCCACCTTCTATGCAACCCCCGGCGTTCACTACCAAGACGACATTCCGCGCGGTCGTTCTCTCCTCGTAACAATACTCCCACCACCTCTCTCCCTCTAACGGCGTTTCTATGATACATTTTGTGATACAAGAATCCATGGTAAACGAACTTGACAAACTTTCCAAGCGAACTGCTttctagataaaaaaaaaaaaaagaaaaaaaaaagaaaaagaaagaaaaaaaagaaaaaaaaagaaagagagaaaagggggaaagtaaaaggaagaaagaaagggaaaagaaaaactatgtcgaaagaaagaaagtgttAACTCCGTAGCCAATGGAAATCACGCGAGAGcgtttaatcgatttttcttgaGATTCCTTCCCAACTATGTTTTGAATTCGATTCAATGGAGAGTTTGGAAGAGAAAGTTTCGAGCTCGATAAACgcggaaacaaaaaaaaagggacgagATTATTCGCGAAACGCTCTACGAGGGCATCAACCGGCAGCAGCAACACGTCGTTGCGTTGCTGCTTCCCATTCGTCCACATTTGATATggatgtttctctctctctctctctctctctctctctctctctctctctctctctctctctctctctctctctctctctctccatctacaCACTCTATTCGCCTTCTCTCTCGCTTCGCTAATCCCATCCTCTCGCGCATCCATTCCTGGTGGTTTGGCAGTAGGTAACGCGTACGGCAACAACAGCGTCGACCGTCAGCCTCGTATTCCCGATTTGGGTATATAGAGCTCCCGAGGTGATGACTGTGACTACAGGTCGATGACGAGTCCAGTCTCCAGACTGGCTGGacgtttatgtatttatgttaaGGCCGTACTCTCGGGTCTGCTACCATAACGAATATCGCTCTCTAGACTGGTCTCGATAtggaaaatacaaattttcctTGGAGAATAATCTacattttatgaattatagaaataggaagaaaactaatttattttagtttctttgaagaacaattttatttttctttgagatATTGATTCGCCATAGTCGATTCTACGGTTCTACATCTCACCTCGCATTGCAAATTCGTCCGCGTTGCGTTTGAATAATCGATACCTACGTCCCGTAGAATTTTCGGACGGTGGGTGacattttctatttaacgATTACCGCCACCGACGGATTTATATTCGGCAGAAAAATACAAACCGTCGGTGGCGCTGCgttgaataatataaagtagaccGTGTGCACTGTTTCCTCTCATCTTGAAAGGGTGAGGCTGTGGGAGCttgaaatgtttaaataaaattctgaCCCTTCGCCGCTATAATCAACGACGCCTCTTAGACGGCGTAAAAGCAACCGCGAGGAGTTTCCACGCgaaacgatgaaaaagaacCTTCTAAATACGCGcctgagaaaaataaaattcaaccTCGTATCTTAGTTTGCCtttcttcattcctttttctttcccacgATACGGCCgcgtatgaaaatattaatgcaCCCCGACGTAACTTGCCCTCGATTTATTCTCGGTTACTCGCGACGTTCCCCTATATAATATTCGacgtgaaataaatattcgggaaaggaacgaaagaaggaagaaaaactaGAAGAAAGGTGAATTATTCAGCCGTTAACGAAATTTTTCTTACCTCAATCGAAAAGGAttgagaaggaaaaagtaaaaggagaaACGGTACGATCTGGTAAATTGATCAATTCAATGAAATCAGTGAATACGTAGATTTGCAATTAGGTTCGACGAGAATCGAATGCATAGATGAGACGTATCGGGTATAATCAACGTAGAGACAGGAATTATTACAGGATGCGCACAAGTCCCTGCGCGTTGCTCGTTAATGACTGTGCACGTACGGGagttcgataatatatatcgttGGTATAATCTATACAAATGGAATCAACGTATCATCTTCGTTGATACACCTACGTTGagatttattcgattaatttatcaaGCGTAGTTGGATCGAACGAGATCACGGCGAGTTAGGACGCTGAGACGCTGAAGACTTCGTTGATGCaagtaagataaataatagtgCCTATGTGTAGGTAGGGTTAAAGGGAAACAACGGATAGGCTCAATTCTACAAAAGCGAGAAAATtctgaaaaataaaggaaagacgTGTAAAATTTATCGGAAAGAGCATAGATGGATAAaaggtcgtcgtcgtcgtcgtcgtcgtcgttgtataCGTCAAAGTATTCGACGCGAGGTATTCGACGATGGTTAAGGGACAGGAAGGATT from Vespa crabro chromosome 11, iyVesCrab1.2, whole genome shotgun sequence encodes:
- the LOC124427883 gene encoding protein DDB_G0276689-like yields the protein MIVIYSTLPLSSAVDTRHALGNPSHRVPFSLITSPVLGIRHRVPISNYQRVYTRQEYCSQLGLSLRNLKISWSPRPHLLHHTLRYRPERIHSVSNSRNNSIIINNNNNNNNSSSSSNNNNNNSNTTIYNHPQSVSCPVARVTMVTDSPSTLHQLQYQHPGQIKFALLPTDYHRQQHRDVLIVLPLHHTITESPLSTSHTVSSLLEQHRRHYHHHHHHHHHHHHQRHHQQQQQQEQQQPQQQQIHLGQRSVQQTHHQQTVYPGWYNGVPIRSPVLQYLYPPVATTTMTVAASQLSRTQEATGQQRSLIRTASPWYPRVAALYHPNLCGTVNFNSPYQGGHTASPPHPLQVQQARLFHLQQLHQPACPHPLVYQASSYNGVPQGWCCINPYLAGRIPRPFHIHNHQRPRHKGPA